From one Mytilus edulis chromosome 1, xbMytEdul2.2, whole genome shotgun sequence genomic stretch:
- the LOC139506364 gene encoding uncharacterized protein: MEFWDSFQSPVHANTKLTDIEKFNYVWSKLQGDAKRAVSGLTLSSDNYSLAINILEERFGNKQDVIDIHYNQLINLPTPSNIISSLRDFMDIFNRHIRGLEVLKQDVNQDVFVSIIRSKLPEDVLLQLEIQKGAKAKWKISSLCEKLQD; this comes from the coding sequence ATGGAGTTTTGGGATTCATTTCAAAGTCCCGTACATGCAAATACAAAGTTGACAGATATCGAGAAATTCAATTATGTTTGGAGCAAGCTACAAGGAGACGCTAAACGTGCAGTGTCTGGTTTAACTTTATCTAGTGATAATTATTCTTTGGCCATTAACATATTAGAGGAAAGATTTGGAAACAAACAAGATGTGATTGATATTCATTATAATCAATTAATAAATCTTCCAACGCCATCGAACATAATTTCTAGTTTGAGAGATTTTATGGATATATTTAACAGACATATTCGAGGTCTGGAAGTTTTGAAACAAGACGTGAACCAAGACGTGTTTGTATCAATTATCAGATCTAAACTACCCGAAGATGTGTTGCTTCAATTAGAAATTCAAAAAGGAGCTAAGGCGAAGTGGAAAATATCAAGTCTTTGTGAAAAATTACAAGATTAA